In one Lolium rigidum isolate FL_2022 chromosome 3, APGP_CSIRO_Lrig_0.1, whole genome shotgun sequence genomic region, the following are encoded:
- the LOC124698700 gene encoding probable potassium transporter 16 isoform X2: MAMSSGRSNQEIVPYSGDLEVPVQPVDVQRQDSLYLDATRPAHGGHHAGRDSWLRTLRLGFQCVGILYADLGTSPLYVYSNTFKYGIGHEDDVLGVLSLIIYSFLLFALIKIIFIALYANDDGEGGTFALYSLISRYARVALIPNQQAEDELVSSSSRHRKPSAPFRRAQWMKNLLEASKPAKLTLFFLTIFATALAISDSILTPSISVLSAVNGLKLRSPNLTTDQVVWITVGILVAFFAVQHLGTVKIGYTFAPIVVIWLLLISGIGIYDLIKYDVGTLKAFNPKYIIDYFRRNKKKGWVSLGEILLCFTGTEALYADLGYFSIKSIQLSFSFGLLPSVLLSYIGQAAYLRKHMDMQYVPNAFFNSIPSTLFWPTFVLALTTSVIGSQAMVSCAFATMSHLQTLSCFPRVKILHTSSRYSGHLYIPEVNFFLCVASVIVTISFRTTGFIAKAHEICVALVMVITTLLMTIVMLLVWKVNILWIALFFAVFMSTETIYLSAVLYKFTQGPYFPLAMSAVLMVIMMVWHYVHVKRYKYELQHTVSPDEVKTLLERHDLKRVPGLGLFYTELVQGIPPIFPHLIEKIPTVHSVIVFISVKHLPIPHVDVSERFLFRQVEPKESMVFRCVARYGYRDTLEAANDFVATLVEYLQYYVRDLSLYCTAEPLRTSYPSIRIDSFSWDKKHSGHGSGIHAEEMLTPIQSFSELTMHQVGMSSRLGIFQPAKMNLEEMLRIEEDQKLIQREVDNGVVYILGETEVVAKPHSNLIKKIAVNYIFNFLRKNSRKGEKMFSIPRGKLLKVCIAYEI; the protein is encoded by the exons ATGGCAATGTCTAGTGGAAGAAGTAACCAGGAGATCGTGCCCTACAGCGGCGATCTTGAGGTGCCGGTGCAGCCGGTGGACGTCCAGCGGCAGGACTCCCTCTACCTCGACGCCACCAGACCAGCACACGGCGGCCACCATGCTGGACGG GATAGCTGGCTGCGGACGTTGCGGCTGGGGTTCCAGTGCGTGGGGATCCTCTACGCCGACCTCGGCACGTCGCCGCTCTACGTCTACTCCAACACCTTCAAGTACGGCATCGGCCATGAGGACGACGTCCTCGGCGTCCTCTCCCTCATCATCTACAGCTTCCTGCTCTTCGccctgatcaagatcatcttcatcgccCTATACGCCAACGACGACGGCGAAG GTGGGACTTTTGCTCTCTACTCGCTCATCTCGCGCTACGCAAGGGTGGCCCTCATCCCCAACCAGCAGGCCGAGGATGAGCTCGTTTCAAGCTCCAGCCGTCACAGAAAGCCGTCGGCACCATTTAGGAGAGCGCAGTGGATGAAGAATCTGCTGGAGGCCAGCAAACCAGCAAAGCTTACGCTCTTCTTCCTCACCATCTTCGCCACCGCGCTCGCCATCAGCGACAGCATTCTAACCCCTTCCATCTCCG TACTGTCAGCGGTCAACGGCCTCAAACTGAGATCGCCTAATCTGACGACAG ATCAAGTAGTATGGATCACAGTGGGGATTTTGGTGGCTTTCTTCGCGGTGCAGCACCTCGGGACCGTCAAGATTGGTTACACGTTTGCTCCAATTGTTGTTATCTGGCTCCTCCTCATCTCTGGGATCGGGATTTATGACCTGATCAAGTACGATGTTGGCACACTCAAGGCATTTAACCCGAAATACATCATCGACTATTTTCGAAGAAACAAGAAGAAAGGATGGGTTTCGCTTGGTGAAATCCTTCTTTGCTTTACAG GCACAGAAGCCCTCTATGCTGATTTAGGATACTTCAGCATAAAGTCAATTCAG CTGAGCTTTAGCTTTGGCTTACTACCATCTGTGCTGCTCAGTTATATTGGGCAAGCAGCTTACCTAAGGAAACACATGGACATGCAATATGTACCAAACGCTTTCTTCAATTCCATTCCAA GCACTCTGTTCTGGCCAACGTTCGTCCTAGCGCTTACCACTTCAGTCATCGGCAGCCAAGCCATGGTGTCGTGCGCCTTTGCGACCATGTCACATCTACAAACGCTCAGCTGCTTCCCAAGGGTGAAGATACTGCACACGTCAAGCCGCTATTCAGGCCATCTCTACATCCCTGAAGTGAACTTCTTTCTTTGCGTGGCTTCTGTTATTGTGACCATAAGCTTCAGGACAACTGGTTTCATCGCCAAAGCACATG AAATATGTGTGGCCCTTGTGATGGTGATCACAACACTGTTGATGACAATCGTGATGCTCCTTGTGTGGAAAGTGAACATCTTGTGGATCGCTCTCTTCTTCGCAGTCTTCATGTCCACAGAGACCATCTACCTATCGGCGGTTCTATACAAGTTCACACAGGGCCCCTACTTCCCCTTGGCCATGTCGGCCGTTCTCATGGTGATCATGATGGTATGGCACTATGTGCACGTGAAACGCTACAAGTACGAGCTCCAGCACACCGTGTCGCCCGACGAGGTGAAGACTCTTCTGGAGCGCCACGACCTGAAGAGGGTTCCGGGGCTCGGCCTCTTCTACACCGAGCTGGTGCAAGGGATTCCTCCCATATTCCCTCACCTCATCGAGAAGATCCCCACCGTCCACTCGGTCATCGTCTTCATCTCGGTGAAGCACCTTCCGATCCCCCACGTCGATGTCTCGGAGCGCTTCCTCTTCCGGCAGGTCGAGCCTAAGGAGAGCATGGTGTTCCGGTGTGTTGCTCGGTACGGGTACCGGGACACCCTCGAGGCGGCCAATGACTTCGTCGCCACTCTCGTCGAGTACCTCCAATACTATGTCCGGGACCTCAGCCTCTACTGCACAGCCGAGCCACTAAGGACGAGCTACCCTAGCATTCGAATCGATAGCTTTTCTTGGGACAAAAAACACTCGGGGCATGGCAGCGGCATCCATGCCGAGGAGATGCTTACACCAATCCAATCCTTCTCTGAACTCACAATGcatcaagttggtatgagcagcCGCCTGGGAATATTTCAG CCGGCCAAGATGAACCTAGAGGAGATGTTAAGGATTGAGGAGGACCAAAAGCTGATCCAACGGGAGGTGGATAATGGTGTGGTTTACATACTTGGGGAGACTGAAGTGGTGGCCAAACCTCACTCCAACCTCATTAAGAAGATTGCTGTAAACTACATCTTCAACTTTCTCAGGAAGAACTCTCGGAAAGGAGAGAAGATGTTCTCCATTCCACGGGGGAAACTGCTCAAGGTTTGCATCGCATATGAAATTTGA
- the LOC124698700 gene encoding probable potassium transporter 16 isoform X1, with protein MAMSSGRSNQEIVPYSGDLEVPVQPVDVQRQDSLYLDATRPAHGGHHAGRDSWLRTLRLGFQCVGILYADLGTSPLYVYSNTFKYGIGHEDDVLGVLSLIIYSFLLFALIKIIFIALYANDDGEGGTFALYSLISRYARVALIPNQQAEDELVSSSSRHRKPSAPFRRAQWMKNLLEASKPAKLTLFFLTIFATALAISDSILTPSISVLSAVNGLKLRSPNLTTDQVVWITVGILVAFFAVQHLGTVKIGYTFAPIVVIWLLLISGIGIYDLIKYDVGTLKAFNPKYIIDYFRRNKKKGWVSLGEILLCFTGTEALYADLGYFSIKSIQLSFSFGLLPSVLLSYIGQAAYLRKHMDMQYVPNAFFNSIPSTLFWPTFVLALTTSVIGSQAMVSCAFATMSHLQTLSCFPRVKILHTSSRYSGHLYIPEVNFFLCVASVIVTISFRTTGFIAKAHGKKMHGRFFFPFTYCFKSQHKHIISILNYVYLCTEICVALVMVITTLLMTIVMLLVWKVNILWIALFFAVFMSTETIYLSAVLYKFTQGPYFPLAMSAVLMVIMMVWHYVHVKRYKYELQHTVSPDEVKTLLERHDLKRVPGLGLFYTELVQGIPPIFPHLIEKIPTVHSVIVFISVKHLPIPHVDVSERFLFRQVEPKESMVFRCVARYGYRDTLEAANDFVATLVEYLQYYVRDLSLYCTAEPLRTSYPSIRIDSFSWDKKHSGHGSGIHAEEMLTPIQSFSELTMHQVGMSSRLGIFQPAKMNLEEMLRIEEDQKLIQREVDNGVVYILGETEVVAKPHSNLIKKIAVNYIFNFLRKNSRKGEKMFSIPRGKLLKVCIAYEI; from the exons ATGGCAATGTCTAGTGGAAGAAGTAACCAGGAGATCGTGCCCTACAGCGGCGATCTTGAGGTGCCGGTGCAGCCGGTGGACGTCCAGCGGCAGGACTCCCTCTACCTCGACGCCACCAGACCAGCACACGGCGGCCACCATGCTGGACGG GATAGCTGGCTGCGGACGTTGCGGCTGGGGTTCCAGTGCGTGGGGATCCTCTACGCCGACCTCGGCACGTCGCCGCTCTACGTCTACTCCAACACCTTCAAGTACGGCATCGGCCATGAGGACGACGTCCTCGGCGTCCTCTCCCTCATCATCTACAGCTTCCTGCTCTTCGccctgatcaagatcatcttcatcgccCTATACGCCAACGACGACGGCGAAG GTGGGACTTTTGCTCTCTACTCGCTCATCTCGCGCTACGCAAGGGTGGCCCTCATCCCCAACCAGCAGGCCGAGGATGAGCTCGTTTCAAGCTCCAGCCGTCACAGAAAGCCGTCGGCACCATTTAGGAGAGCGCAGTGGATGAAGAATCTGCTGGAGGCCAGCAAACCAGCAAAGCTTACGCTCTTCTTCCTCACCATCTTCGCCACCGCGCTCGCCATCAGCGACAGCATTCTAACCCCTTCCATCTCCG TACTGTCAGCGGTCAACGGCCTCAAACTGAGATCGCCTAATCTGACGACAG ATCAAGTAGTATGGATCACAGTGGGGATTTTGGTGGCTTTCTTCGCGGTGCAGCACCTCGGGACCGTCAAGATTGGTTACACGTTTGCTCCAATTGTTGTTATCTGGCTCCTCCTCATCTCTGGGATCGGGATTTATGACCTGATCAAGTACGATGTTGGCACACTCAAGGCATTTAACCCGAAATACATCATCGACTATTTTCGAAGAAACAAGAAGAAAGGATGGGTTTCGCTTGGTGAAATCCTTCTTTGCTTTACAG GCACAGAAGCCCTCTATGCTGATTTAGGATACTTCAGCATAAAGTCAATTCAG CTGAGCTTTAGCTTTGGCTTACTACCATCTGTGCTGCTCAGTTATATTGGGCAAGCAGCTTACCTAAGGAAACACATGGACATGCAATATGTACCAAACGCTTTCTTCAATTCCATTCCAA GCACTCTGTTCTGGCCAACGTTCGTCCTAGCGCTTACCACTTCAGTCATCGGCAGCCAAGCCATGGTGTCGTGCGCCTTTGCGACCATGTCACATCTACAAACGCTCAGCTGCTTCCCAAGGGTGAAGATACTGCACACGTCAAGCCGCTATTCAGGCCATCTCTACATCCCTGAAGTGAACTTCTTTCTTTGCGTGGCTTCTGTTATTGTGACCATAAGCTTCAGGACAACTGGTTTCATCGCCAAAGCACATGGTAAGAAAATGCATGggcgttttttttttccttttacgtATTGTTTTAAATCTCAACACAAGCACATAATTAGTATACTAAACTACGTATACTTGTGTACAGAAATATGTGTGGCCCTTGTGATGGTGATCACAACACTGTTGATGACAATCGTGATGCTCCTTGTGTGGAAAGTGAACATCTTGTGGATCGCTCTCTTCTTCGCAGTCTTCATGTCCACAGAGACCATCTACCTATCGGCGGTTCTATACAAGTTCACACAGGGCCCCTACTTCCCCTTGGCCATGTCGGCCGTTCTCATGGTGATCATGATGGTATGGCACTATGTGCACGTGAAACGCTACAAGTACGAGCTCCAGCACACCGTGTCGCCCGACGAGGTGAAGACTCTTCTGGAGCGCCACGACCTGAAGAGGGTTCCGGGGCTCGGCCTCTTCTACACCGAGCTGGTGCAAGGGATTCCTCCCATATTCCCTCACCTCATCGAGAAGATCCCCACCGTCCACTCGGTCATCGTCTTCATCTCGGTGAAGCACCTTCCGATCCCCCACGTCGATGTCTCGGAGCGCTTCCTCTTCCGGCAGGTCGAGCCTAAGGAGAGCATGGTGTTCCGGTGTGTTGCTCGGTACGGGTACCGGGACACCCTCGAGGCGGCCAATGACTTCGTCGCCACTCTCGTCGAGTACCTCCAATACTATGTCCGGGACCTCAGCCTCTACTGCACAGCCGAGCCACTAAGGACGAGCTACCCTAGCATTCGAATCGATAGCTTTTCTTGGGACAAAAAACACTCGGGGCATGGCAGCGGCATCCATGCCGAGGAGATGCTTACACCAATCCAATCCTTCTCTGAACTCACAATGcatcaagttggtatgagcagcCGCCTGGGAATATTTCAG CCGGCCAAGATGAACCTAGAGGAGATGTTAAGGATTGAGGAGGACCAAAAGCTGATCCAACGGGAGGTGGATAATGGTGTGGTTTACATACTTGGGGAGACTGAAGTGGTGGCCAAACCTCACTCCAACCTCATTAAGAAGATTGCTGTAAACTACATCTTCAACTTTCTCAGGAAGAACTCTCGGAAAGGAGAGAAGATGTTCTCCATTCCACGGGGGAAACTGCTCAAGGTTTGCATCGCATATGAAATTTGA